CCCGAGCTGGCGGCCCTGGCCGCGGAGCTGGGCGTGAAGCAGCCGTTGCTGCTCCAGTCGATGTACATCTTCAAGCAGCCCTTCATCGGCGGTGAGGTCAACAGCCACCAGGACTCGACGTTCCTCTACACGGAGCCGCCGACCTGCCTGGGCTTCTGGTTCGCCCTGGAAGATGCCACGCTGGAGAACGGGTGCCTGTGGGCGCTGCCCGGCGGGCACGAGCTGGGCCTGAAGAAGCGTTTCGTCCGCGCTCCGGGAGGCGGCACGGCGTTCCAGGTGTTGGACCCCACGCCCCTGCCCGAGGAGGGCATGGTGCCGCTGGAGGTGCCCAAGGGCTCCCTGGTCGTGCTCCACGGGTTGCTGCCCCACAAGAGTGGCGCCAACACCTCCCCCAAGAGCCGCCACGCCTACTCGGTCCACCTCATCGACGGCACCGCCCGCTACCCCGAGGACAACTGGCTGCACCGCTCTCCCGCGATGCCACCCCGGGGCTTCTCCCGGCCGTGACAGCGGGCGAGGCCTCGCCCTCATCGACGACCCAGGCCACGAGCAGCGCCCCTCGTCGCACCGGCCTGGCAGAAGACCTGGATGCGCTAGCTTGCCCACCCATGCACGACACAAGCGTCATCGGACCCTTCTTGCGTGGCTTCTGCTTCCTGGTGGCGCTGGCGGCCACGCAGCAAGCCGCGGCCAGGGAGGGGGACGGCATCCGGCACGTTCCCGCCTTCGACCTTCCACTCTCGCCCTACATGAGCCCAGAGGCTCAGGCCGCGGCACGCGTGGAGATCGCCGAGGGCGATCCGCTCGCGCACATGAGCAACGAGGAGTTGGCCCGGAACATCCAGCAGATCCGCGCCAGCGTGGACGCGTCGATCGCACCGCGCGTCGAGGCGCTTCGACAGCGCTACGGCGTGTCGCTCCGCCAGGAGCAGTGGGGCGGAGTACCGGTCACCCTCGTGACGCCGAAGGCACCGGTCGCGCGCGGTTTGCTGATCGAACTGCACGGCGGCGGCTTCATCTTCGGCTCGGCGGGCACGATGGGCATGCTGGAGGCCA
This portion of the Archangium lipolyticum genome encodes:
- a CDS encoding phytanoyl-CoA dioxygenase family protein — encoded protein: MNRAEEFSRQGFLVLPGFVPAASCDALRARAGELVAGFQPETVSIFSTQEQTRTSDEYFLSSGDQIRFFFEENAFKPDGSLRQDKELSINKIGHALHDLDPLFDRFSRTPELAALAAELGVKQPLLLQSMYIFKQPFIGGEVNSHQDSTFLYTEPPTCLGFWFALEDATLENGCLWALPGGHELGLKKRFVRAPGGGTAFQVLDPTPLPEEGMVPLEVPKGSLVVLHGLLPHKSGANTSPKSRHAYSVHLIDGTARYPEDNWLHRSPAMPPRGFSRP